The Lentzea guizhouensis genome contains a region encoding:
- a CDS encoding NAD(P)/FAD-dependent oxidoreductase: MSYEVVIIGGGAAGLSAALMLTRARRSVLVVDSGEPRNQPAAHMHNYLSRDGFSPLELLKHGRAEVEGYGGEIVQDEVRSVTRLDDGFAVELQSGRVTAKVVLFATGLVDEVPENLRERWGRDVFGCPYCHGYEVRDQKLVVFGEEKKVALVRQWSADVTHVESVDGIEVVDDRLVAVISDGARILADALVYSAPVKPRDEHLLALGAETEETIAGPFVRTDQFGRTSVPGVYAAGNVRDPAAIVIVAAAQGAQAAGMINMDLLTPAG; this comes from the coding sequence ATGAGCTACGAAGTGGTGATCATCGGTGGAGGAGCGGCCGGCCTGAGCGCCGCCCTGATGCTGACCAGGGCGCGCCGCAGCGTTCTGGTCGTCGACAGCGGCGAACCGCGCAACCAGCCCGCTGCGCACATGCACAACTACCTCTCTCGTGACGGTTTCTCGCCGTTGGAGCTGCTCAAGCACGGCCGAGCCGAGGTCGAGGGCTACGGCGGCGAGATCGTGCAGGACGAGGTGCGGTCGGTGACGAGGCTCGACGACGGTTTCGCCGTGGAGCTGCAATCGGGTCGTGTCACCGCGAAGGTCGTGCTGTTCGCGACCGGTCTGGTCGACGAGGTGCCGGAGAACCTGCGCGAGCGCTGGGGCCGGGACGTCTTCGGCTGCCCGTACTGCCACGGCTACGAGGTGCGCGACCAGAAGCTCGTCGTGTTCGGTGAGGAGAAGAAGGTGGCGCTGGTGCGGCAGTGGTCCGCCGACGTCACGCACGTCGAGTCGGTCGACGGCATCGAGGTCGTCGACGACCGGCTGGTCGCGGTCATCTCGGACGGTGCACGCATCCTGGCCGACGCGCTCGTGTACTCCGCGCCGGTCAAGCCGCGTGACGAGCACCTGCTCGCGCTGGGTGCGGAGACCGAGGAGACGATCGCCGGCCCGTTCGTGCGCACGGACCAGTTCGGCCGCACCAGCGTTCCCGGCGTCTACGCGGCGGGCAACGTCAGGGACCCGGCGGCCATCGTGATCGTCGCCGCCGCCCAGGGCGCCCAGGCGGCCGGGATGATCAACATGGACCTGCTCACACCGGCGGGCTGA
- a CDS encoding helix-turn-helix domain-containing protein: MATLGNRLASLRAEHDLTLAELSEMTGISKSTLSRLETDQRKPTLELLLPLSRTYQVTLDDLVGAPDVGDPRVQMKPRQLDHGRVGIPLTRSIGPLQAWKMIISDDRPHEPRVHEGYEWFYVLSGRVRLRLGDREVVLRAGEVAEFDCRQPHTIGSADGEPAELISLFGKQGERIHTRAAPPKRD; encoded by the coding sequence ATGGCAACTCTGGGGAACCGGCTCGCCTCGCTGCGGGCCGAGCACGACCTGACGCTCGCCGAGCTGTCCGAGATGACGGGCATCTCGAAGTCGACGCTGTCCCGGCTGGAGACCGACCAGCGCAAGCCGACGCTGGAGCTGCTGCTGCCGTTGTCGCGCACCTACCAGGTCACGCTGGACGACCTGGTCGGCGCACCGGACGTCGGCGACCCGCGGGTGCAGATGAAGCCGCGCCAGCTCGACCACGGCCGGGTCGGCATCCCACTGACCCGCTCGATCGGGCCACTGCAGGCGTGGAAGATGATCATCAGCGACGACCGGCCGCACGAGCCGCGGGTGCACGAGGGCTACGAGTGGTTCTACGTGTTGAGCGGGCGGGTCCGGCTGCGGCTGGGCGACCGGGAGGTCGTGCTGCGCGCCGGCGAGGTGGCGGAGTTCGACTGCCGCCAGCCGCACACCATCGGCAGCGCGGACGGCGAGCCGGCGGAGCTCATCAGCCTGTTCGGCAAGCAGGGCGAACGCATCCACACCCGCGCCGCGCCGCCGAAACGTGATTAG
- a CDS encoding DUF2277 domain-containing protein → MCRNIRVLHNFEPPATSSEVQAAALQYVRKVSGAAKPSAANQEAFDRAVAAVAAATQELLDALVTAAPPKDREVEAAKAKARAAERYGR, encoded by the coding sequence ATGTGCCGAAACATCCGGGTGCTCCACAACTTCGAACCGCCGGCCACCTCCTCCGAGGTGCAGGCTGCCGCGTTGCAGTACGTGCGCAAGGTGAGCGGGGCGGCCAAGCCGTCGGCCGCGAACCAGGAGGCGTTCGACCGGGCCGTGGCGGCGGTGGCCGCTGCCACCCAAGAACTGCTCGACGCGCTGGTGACCGCCGCACCGCCGAAGGACCGTGAGGTCGAGGCGGCCAAGGCGAAGGCACGGGCAGCGGAGCGCTACGGGCGTTAA